In a genomic window of Gossypium arboreum isolate Shixiya-1 chromosome 7, ASM2569848v2, whole genome shotgun sequence:
- the LOC108475512 gene encoding uncharacterized protein LOC108475512, whose translation MEFWKKRAENEEEKATRVMIELRKKSAEHEAMSTKWKTNQSERQSLRERVRDLEDALRARQQQLDTLLKALEEKNDQYDRDTLAYKTDLQEREMQLGFLINKIRQEAMHVVQLSDEAEDLSCQFLPSQQSSISEFLERVKKYSDIARKFV comes from the coding sequence atggaattttggaaaaagAGGGCAGAGAATGAGGAGGAAAAGGCTACGCGGGTTATGATAGAATTAAGAAAGAAAAGCGCTGAACATGAAGCTATGTCTACCAAATGGAAAACCAATCAATCTGAACGTCAAAGCTTAAGAGAAAGAGTACGGGATCTAGAAGATGCGTTGCGAGCTCGTCAGCAACAATTGGATACTCTCTTAAAAGCCTTGGAAGAAAAGAATGATCAGTATGATAGAGACACTCTTGCTTATAAAACGGACCTCCAAGAAAGAGAAATGCAACTTGGCTTTTTGATCAACAAAATCCGTCAAGAAGCTATGCACGTGGTACAACTATCAGATGAAGCAGAGgatctcagttgccaattcctgCCGAGCCAACAATCGAGCATATCGGAGTTCTTAGAGCGAGTAAAGAAATATAgcgatatagctaggaagtttgtgtaa